In one window of Protaetiibacter larvae DNA:
- a CDS encoding ArgP/LysG family DNA-binding transcriptional regulator, translating to MNLDRDLLATLRAVVDAGTFDAAARRLTVTPSAVSQRIKALEQQLGRVLVERSKPVRATESGEVLLRLAREIALLEADAAAALRLEGTDEASFTTIPLAVNADSLTSWFLPAIAPVCIERRITVDIHREDQDRTAELLASGRVMAAVTSQAEPVAGCTSTRLGAMVYRPAASRAFAARWFPEGADAASLALAPVVDFDHDDELQSRFLRRMSRRRIDPPRHFISGSSDFLQAITLGLGWGMLLGAQLTQAADELVELDPDGPGFAVPLYWQQWKLRSPALDAVAAAVVTTARAALSP from the coding sequence ATGAATCTGGATCGTGATCTGCTCGCCACCCTCCGCGCCGTCGTCGACGCGGGCACCTTCGATGCCGCTGCGCGCAGGCTCACCGTCACGCCGTCCGCCGTCAGCCAGCGCATCAAGGCCCTCGAGCAGCAGCTCGGCCGCGTGCTCGTCGAACGCAGCAAGCCGGTGCGTGCCACCGAGTCGGGGGAGGTGCTGCTGCGCCTCGCGCGCGAGATCGCCCTGCTCGAGGCGGATGCCGCGGCCGCCCTCCGCCTCGAGGGCACGGATGAGGCGAGCTTCACGACCATCCCGCTCGCCGTCAACGCCGACTCGCTCACCAGCTGGTTCCTGCCGGCGATCGCCCCGGTGTGCATCGAGCGGCGGATCACCGTGGACATCCACCGCGAGGATCAGGACCGCACCGCCGAGCTGCTCGCCTCGGGCCGGGTGATGGCGGCGGTCACCTCGCAGGCCGAGCCGGTGGCCGGTTGCACCTCGACGCGTCTCGGCGCCATGGTCTACCGCCCGGCCGCGTCGCGCGCTTTCGCCGCCCGCTGGTTCCCGGAGGGGGCGGATGCCGCGTCCCTGGCCCTCGCCCCCGTGGTCGACTTCGACCACGACGACGAGCTGCAGTCCCGATTCCTGCGCCGGATGAGCCGACGGCGGATCGACCCGCCGCGGCACTTCATCTCCGGGTCGAGCGATTTCCTGCAGGCGATCACCCTCGGTCTCGGCTGGGGGATGCTGCTCGGCGCGCAGCTCACGCAGGCGGCCGATGAACTCGTCGAGCTCGACCCGGATGGCCCCGGCTTCGCGGTGCCCCTCTACTGGCAGCAGTGGAAGCTGCGCTCGCCCGCCCTCGACGCGGTCGCGGCCGCCGTCGTGACGACCGCCCGCGCGGCGCTCAGCCCCTGA
- the secE gene encoding preprotein translocase subunit SecE, whose protein sequence is MARKVIDEPSEDVVATAKRERAERRSPFARIALFIRQVIAELKKVVTPTRRELFSFTGVVLVFVVIMMGLVYGLDYLFSWLVNWAFGNGTLG, encoded by the coding sequence GTGGCACGCAAGGTGATCGACGAGCCCAGCGAGGACGTCGTCGCGACCGCCAAGCGCGAGCGCGCCGAGCGCCGTTCCCCGTTCGCGCGGATCGCCCTCTTCATCCGGCAGGTCATCGCAGAACTCAAGAAGGTCGTCACGCCGACCCGCCGCGAGCTGTTCAGCTTCACCGGTGTCGTGCTCGTTTTCGTGGTCATCATGATGGGACTCGTCTACGGGCTCGACTACCTGTTCAGCTGGCTCGTCAACTGGGCGTTCGGCAACGGCACGCTCGGCTAG
- a CDS encoding TetR/AcrR family transcriptional regulator, producing the protein MENASEAAAPHRLNRERVVRGAIELADRIGSEALSMRSLAKELGVVPMALYKHVTAKEELLDAMVDALIDEIDRAPAGPDWRGAIRSTVLSARRMLQRHPWARRVFETRTRKTPAVLDYLDDIAGMFLAGGFTGDLTHHAMHALGSRSWGFTQEIFDDASAPAEQPHSEHPQPAPAAAPDAATQEAMLREFAARYPHLLAAAATASHDDDSVVSEGCDDQFEFEFALDTLLDGFERLHRAGWSSRAASGRPAGMPYT; encoded by the coding sequence GTGGAGAACGCATCCGAGGCCGCCGCACCGCACCGGCTCAACCGCGAGCGCGTCGTCCGCGGGGCGATCGAGCTGGCCGACCGCATCGGCAGCGAGGCCCTCAGCATGCGCAGCCTCGCGAAGGAGCTCGGCGTCGTGCCGATGGCGCTCTACAAGCACGTCACGGCAAAAGAGGAGCTGCTCGACGCCATGGTCGACGCCCTCATCGACGAGATCGACCGCGCCCCGGCCGGCCCCGACTGGCGAGGCGCCATCCGCTCCACGGTGCTCTCGGCACGGCGGATGCTGCAGCGCCACCCGTGGGCGCGCCGCGTCTTCGAGACCCGCACCCGCAAGACCCCCGCCGTGCTCGACTACCTCGACGACATCGCCGGCATGTTCCTGGCGGGCGGATTCACCGGCGACCTCACGCATCACGCCATGCACGCCCTCGGGAGCCGCAGCTGGGGATTCACCCAGGAGATCTTCGACGACGCATCCGCGCCGGCCGAACAACCGCACAGCGAGCATCCGCAGCCCGCGCCCGCCGCCGCTCCCGACGCCGCGACGCAGGAGGCGATGCTGCGGGAGTTCGCCGCGCGGTACCCGCACCTGCTCGCCGCCGCCGCCACCGCGTCCCACGACGACGACAGCGTGGTGAGCGAGGGCTGCGACGACCAGTTCGAGTTCGAGTTCGCGCTCGACACCCTCCTCGACGGTTTCGAGCGACTGCACCGGGCCGGATGGTCATCCCGGGCCGCGAGCGGGCGCCCCGCGGGGATGCCGTACACTTGA
- a CDS encoding LysE/ArgO family amino acid transporter, producing MTFAASLAAALAGLGLGLSIIVAIGAQNAFVLRQGLRREHIVAIVAICVLSDVALIGLGIAGTGWVLSAVPWLMTAVRIAGAAFLATYAALAARRALRVDAARLEVAADGSASRSRTLLTAIATALAVTWLNPHVYLDIALIGSIANGHGDARWLFGAGVVAGSALWFTTLGLGARALAPLFARPLAWRILDGAIALVMLTLAVLVALPLVSG from the coding sequence GTGACCTTCGCCGCATCCCTCGCCGCCGCGCTCGCCGGACTCGGACTCGGGCTGTCGATCATCGTGGCGATCGGCGCGCAGAACGCCTTCGTGCTGCGCCAGGGGCTGCGACGCGAGCACATCGTGGCGATCGTGGCGATCTGCGTGCTGAGCGACGTGGCGCTCATCGGTCTCGGGATCGCGGGCACCGGCTGGGTGCTGAGCGCGGTGCCGTGGCTCATGACGGCGGTGCGGATCGCGGGCGCCGCGTTCCTGGCGACGTATGCGGCGCTCGCCGCTCGCCGGGCGCTGCGCGTGGATGCCGCGCGCCTCGAGGTGGCGGCAGACGGGTCCGCCTCCCGCAGCCGCACGCTGCTCACCGCGATCGCGACAGCCCTCGCGGTGACGTGGCTCAACCCGCACGTGTACCTCGACATCGCGCTCATCGGGTCGATCGCGAACGGGCACGGGGATGCCCGCTGGCTGTTCGGCGCGGGGGTGGTGGCCGGCAGCGCGCTGTGGTTCACGACGCTCGGGCTGGGGGCCCGCGCGCTCGCTCCGCTCTTCGCGCGCCCGCTCGCCTGGCGCATCCTCGACGGCGCGATCGCCCTCGTGATGCTCACCCTCGCGGTGCTCGTCGCCCTCCCGCTCGTATCGGGCTGA
- a CDS encoding LuxR C-terminal-related transcriptional regulator: protein MTRVIIVDDHSIFRSGLRADLGDAVEVVGEAGDVDAAVRVIDELRPEVVLLDVHLPGGAGGGGAEVVRRSAALLGEVRFLALSVSDSAEDVVGVIRAGARGYITKASSGADVASAIRTVSAGDAVFSPRLAGFVLDAFGTAAGAPAVAATDDELDRLSAREQEVMRLIARGYAYKEVASHLYISIKTVETHVSSVLRKLQLSSRHELTAWALERRLL from the coding sequence GTGACGCGCGTCATCATCGTCGACGATCATTCGATCTTCCGCTCGGGCCTGCGAGCCGACCTGGGCGATGCCGTCGAGGTGGTCGGGGAGGCGGGCGACGTGGACGCCGCGGTGCGGGTGATCGACGAGCTGCGCCCCGAGGTGGTGCTGCTCGACGTGCACCTGCCGGGCGGGGCGGGCGGCGGCGGCGCGGAGGTGGTGCGGCGTTCGGCCGCCCTGCTCGGCGAGGTGCGGTTCCTGGCGCTCTCGGTGTCCGACTCGGCGGAGGATGTGGTGGGGGTGATCCGCGCGGGTGCCCGCGGCTACATCACGAAGGCGAGCTCGGGGGCGGATGTGGCGTCCGCGATCCGCACGGTGTCGGCGGGGGACGCGGTGTTCTCGCCGCGGCTCGCCGGTTTCGTGCTCGACGCCTTCGGCACGGCGGCGGGCGCGCCCGCGGTGGCGGCGACCGACGACGAGCTCGACCGGCTCTCGGCGCGCGAGCAGGAGGTGATGCGCCTGATCGCCCGCGGCTACGCCTACAAGGAGGTGGCGTCGCACCTCTACATCTCGATCAAGACGGTCGAGACCCACGTCTCCTCGGTGCTGCGCAAGCTGCAGCTCTCCTCGCGCCACGAGCTCACCGCCTGGGCGCTCGAGCGCCGCCTCCTCTAG
- a CDS encoding helix-turn-helix domain-containing protein — protein sequence MPRVPSAAAAHIGGLIGAQRLQAGLTQDQLAAVSGIDSSNIRAYENGRAMPSIHSLVRLATAVGVEPGSLLDGVTPEMFPMAPQDGRRRAN from the coding sequence GTGCCCCGAGTTCCCTCCGCCGCTGCCGCCCACATCGGAGGGCTCATCGGAGCGCAGCGGCTTCAGGCGGGGCTCACGCAGGACCAGCTCGCGGCGGTGAGCGGCATCGACTCGTCCAACATCCGGGCGTACGAGAACGGGCGGGCGATGCCGAGCATCCACTCGCTCGTGCGACTCGCCACCGCGGTCGGGGTGGAGCCGGGGTCGCTGCTGGACGGGGTCACGCCGGAGATGTTCCCGATGGCACCGCAGGACGGGCGCCGGCGGGCGAACTGA
- the nusG gene encoding transcription termination/antitermination protein NusG, with protein MTEEERDLDIDLATAAEQSSEEDEAQEGNVLAEEEARAESAEHRALHIVDEGDVESELESALDALEAAADPEADAIIDDALEIDSAEEAEAAFAATTDEETVEEEGDAPEVDPYEEFRAELRSKPGKWYVIHSYAGFEKRVKQNIESRRTSMAMEDYVFEVQVPMEDVVEIKNGQRKLVNRVRIPGYVLVRMDLNEDSWSVVRHTPGVTGFVGNSHNPTPLRFEEAFNMLKSLVQVVEAPAKGGTTAKGGKAAPRVIPAEIDFEVGETITIKEGSFAGLPGTISEIKPESGKLTVLVSLFERETPVELSFDQVTKL; from the coding sequence GTGACTGAAGAAGAGCGCGACCTCGACATCGACCTCGCGACCGCGGCCGAGCAGTCCTCCGAGGAGGACGAGGCCCAGGAGGGCAACGTGCTCGCCGAGGAGGAGGCGCGCGCCGAGTCCGCCGAGCACCGCGCGCTGCACATCGTCGACGAGGGCGACGTGGAGTCGGAGCTCGAGAGCGCGCTCGACGCGCTCGAAGCCGCCGCCGACCCGGAGGCCGACGCCATCATCGACGACGCCCTGGAGATCGACTCCGCGGAGGAGGCGGAGGCCGCCTTCGCCGCCACCACCGACGAGGAGACGGTCGAGGAGGAGGGCGACGCCCCCGAGGTCGACCCCTACGAGGAGTTCCGCGCCGAGCTGCGCTCGAAGCCCGGGAAGTGGTACGTCATCCACTCCTACGCCGGTTTCGAGAAGCGCGTGAAGCAGAACATCGAGTCCCGCCGCACCTCGATGGCCATGGAGGACTACGTCTTCGAGGTCCAGGTGCCGATGGAGGACGTGGTCGAGATCAAGAACGGCCAGCGCAAGCTCGTGAACCGCGTGCGCATCCCCGGCTACGTGCTGGTGCGCATGGACCTCAACGAGGACAGCTGGTCGGTCGTGCGCCACACCCCCGGGGTGACCGGCTTCGTCGGCAACTCGCACAACCCCACCCCGCTGCGGTTCGAGGAGGCCTTCAACATGCTGAAGAGCCTCGTGCAGGTGGTGGAGGCGCCGGCCAAGGGCGGCACCACGGCGAAGGGCGGCAAGGCCGCCCCGCGTGTCATCCCCGCCGAGATCGACTTCGAGGTCGGCGAGACGATCACCATCAAGGAGGGCTCGTTCGCGGGCCTGCCCGGCACGATCTCCGAGATCAAGCCCGAGAGCGGCAAGCTCACCGTGCTCGTCTCGCTCTTCGAGCGCGAGACGCCGGTCGAGCTGTCGTTCGACCAGGTGACGAAGCTCTAG
- a CDS encoding DUF4386 domain-containing protein, with protein MTATRRTAALVGALFLVTHVTSVGARILYTPVVTDPTRLGDDTPLLVGALLEVVLAVAVAATAFVVHPAVTRHNPGAALGYVALRTLEASVILAGVVAILTLASIRTALAADGVDHTGLETLAGVVTSFQDWTFVIGPGLVCGVNTVLLAWIMFRSGLVPRFIGMLGIVGGPVVFLVNALKVLDLDEPLMPWLGLGAVPVFAWEILLALYLLFRGFRPTAPDAPLRG; from the coding sequence ATGACCGCCACCCGCCGCACCGCCGCCCTCGTCGGAGCCCTGTTCCTCGTCACCCACGTGACCTCCGTGGGGGCCCGCATCCTCTACACCCCCGTGGTGACCGACCCCACGCGCCTCGGCGACGACACGCCCCTCCTCGTCGGAGCCCTCCTCGAGGTCGTGCTGGCGGTCGCGGTCGCGGCCACCGCCTTCGTCGTGCACCCCGCCGTGACGCGGCACAATCCCGGCGCCGCACTCGGCTACGTGGCGCTGCGCACCCTCGAAGCCTCGGTGATCCTCGCGGGCGTCGTCGCCATCCTCACCCTCGCGAGCATCCGCACCGCCCTCGCCGCAGACGGCGTCGATCACACCGGGCTCGAGACGCTGGCCGGCGTGGTGACGAGCTTCCAGGACTGGACCTTCGTGATCGGCCCCGGCCTCGTCTGCGGGGTGAACACGGTGCTGCTCGCCTGGATCATGTTCCGCTCGGGCCTCGTACCGCGATTCATCGGGATGCTCGGGATCGTCGGCGGGCCCGTCGTCTTCCTCGTGAACGCCCTCAAAGTGCTCGACCTCGACGAGCCGCTCATGCCGTGGCTCGGCCTCGGCGCGGTGCCGGTGTTCGCGTGGGAGATCCTGCTGGCGCTCTACCTGCTGTTCCGCGGATTCCGCCCGACCGCGCCCGACGCCCCGCTCAGGGGCTGA